The following are from one region of the Vicugna pacos chromosome 9, VicPac4, whole genome shotgun sequence genome:
- the LOC116282279 gene encoding insulin growth factor-like family member 1 — MTPRCCILAVSAALCILLFLCSHGAPVSPTDTHLMLCQPHRRCGDQFYDPLQHCCYDDAVVPLGRTRKCGNCTFRVCFEQCCPWSVRRPQESFVVKVKGQNCYLAPSSDDRICRSVS; from the exons ATGACTCCACGATGCTGCATCCTGG CTGTATCAGCCGCTCTCTGCATCCTCTTGTTCCTCTGCTCACACGGAGCCCCAG TGTCCCCCACAGACACTCATCTGATGCTGTGCCAGCCACACAGGAGATGTGGGGACCAGTTCTATGACCCCTTGCAGCACTGTTGCTATGATGATGCTGTGGTACCCTTGGGCAGGACCCGAAAGTGTGGCAACTGCACATTCAGGGTCTGCTTCGAGCAGTGCTGCCCATGGTCAGTTAGGAGGCCCCAGGAATCCTTCGTGGTGAAGGTGAAAGGTCAAAACTGTTACTTGGCCCCATCCTCAGATGATAGGATTTGTCGCAG tgtcagCT